From the Papaver somniferum cultivar HN1 chromosome 2, ASM357369v1, whole genome shotgun sequence genome, the window accctaaacaaatgcactgcacgggagtgctttctgattcgagagatcaatctatgcaattctggcctaaaccaagaaatggccgttccagaattgcttcggtcacaaagtgaaggatatgggtttgatcttagggagggaagcgaagaaggtgttgaaattgtgaaggtgttggttgtttatgacttgtatcagaatatcgaactggcttggaataatgtaagcaatcagctctgggtgtttgaatacgttgtatcaacagtTGATTTCTgtatgtcttggaaatagggagaagaacctatttatacaagtcattgatcaTAACCCTCGTCtatcgtgggaagtggaggaagtagagtgatggaatagtggggtcatgttagtgtcacacgatcagtctttgcccacttctcccatcatcgctaaccgtccatgcctcctgacacgttcttgtgatggcgcattgcacgctgcacgatgtaaaccgccagaccaatatcccagtaagtatcccccagtttgtgacatgcttgatgtctcgaatgagtggatcgtagGACTCACTGGAAGTAGCAtatggtgctaagttaaataactaagttatttaagaaatcgatatttataaagtattgtgtgtattctatgcatgtaatacatcaaatatgatcaatatgtatgaagcatcgctgttttaaggcttaaccgaataagtcgtggattaagcgtcttaaaatgtcatcacgtccagccatcttcgagtgatcgtttggaggccgcatgggccaTGGCCGATCATTCCATGTGGAAGAGTGATGGACGGTGATCACAAggatgcttcattggtcgtctatctcttaacctaggttgtccgaccaagctagacaagttggacggacgagatggtttatgaCCCTTATttacgaccgttgatggattttttagggttttaggaggtgtgcaagcatcacttCTATGCTTGACCGAATCTGAGCTTGGGCGCAAGTTTTGGTgggccgaccaggcatgcgtgtagacggcctgccggtgtaTACACCCATACCtctttgtctcatgaaggtgcgatctaggccactcaatttgaccggcaaaggtgagtggtcgtgatcgattttcgGCAGAAATCCATctccgcaaaggatttggaagccgcccAACATGCCactttcgggcgcgcgtttcgaggtcgTCGAGTCCTATTCTGCCTAGGCCGACCATctccacgcaaaggtgggcccatggtgatcatgttgacatgcttgagaccttttaagtctatatctacacccccCATCTAaccttgcgaagatggatggtcgtgatcgaactgcgacagttatgcagcgccgcaaaccctaattagggttttaaaacagccACGCACACACGACTTCCACCAAACGGTTTCGCAAGTCATGCTCCCTTTTTAGAGGGACCGATTGTGTGGGGACCACGTTGGGCCGACGGCGAACGTGTGTGTACTTCTCTAATGGTATTAggcgcaatctaagccatccaaacatgctagtgaagttggatggttgtgataaatttaagacattagtggaattttcgtgacGCTTACAAAGCATCACACCAGCCATGTTTCGGGCATGCGACTGCATGACCacgccgtgagaaaaccgatcaggtagggatagagtgggcccgTCAATGTGCGTGTTAGCGCCCCCTCCATCTTTCatgatgcgatctaagccgtccaatcaagctagtgaagttggacggtcacgatCGTTTTGAGACTGTTTTAAGCAGTCCTGCTCGTTCGAACTTCTTCCAAAAGCGGCGCTTAAAACATATTTACACTATGGTGGGGTAGGCATTAGCTTAATTGTTCTAGCATTTGAACTGCCCCTTCCTAGCACACAATGGTTACACTAtggtggggtaggcattagatggtgacagttcAAATGCTAGAACAATTAAGCTAAAGTGAATACATATTTACCGTCATATTCCTCAAACGTGTCGGAGCTGGTTGAACCGTTCCTTTGATACCCAATGGTCTTTTccgatattgattagggtttggAAGAAAGCACGACTTGGTTGGTATTGAATCCTTATCCATCGGGTAAACTTCGCCGCAGCCGCCTTTAGTCTTATTTTAGGGTTTCCTCGACATATATGTATGTGTAGGGATCTTGAACTTTTTTTACGTTTTGGGATaggattttcttgcagaaaaCTCTATCATGTCAAATAACAGTAGATCGTCTTCTTTATATCATCCAGGGTCTTATATTAAACGTGCACGAATTGCATCCCAGTGTGAACCTGAGATTCATGATGAATACCCTTCTCGTGTTCTTCGAGTTAAGAAGATCCTGCCGGTTCGTtcctcttcttccttttcttttccgaacagttacttgttcttcatgatCATGCGAATAATCCTCCTTTTTTGCAGAGATACCCTACTGGAACATGCATGATGGTCATCGCCGACGATGACTTAACCAGTCCTCTTCCTTCAAATACAAACACGCCTACCCCAGTGGACCTTGAAGATGCTGATCTGGGTATCTCGTCTTACGAATACCCCAACGCAGTCTTTTATTCGATATCCGCATGAAATGCCTATCTTCAAGCTACAGAGCTGTCGGTGGATTCTTAGtgcggaaggagtttgtgcctttaTACACAAAGGTATGAAGAAAGTATGGCCACATCGCAACCAGGAACGTAGTTCGGCACTGTTCATCTGCTTTGGTCACCTCGGTAAACTTCCTTCTTCCCATGATTGCTGAGATGGAGAACATCTCTATTCGCAACGTTGCTGAATCAAACCttgaaaagtgggagaacatggtatctacctgcgaatccatggagttcaacgtgGGCTGATTGCGGCAGCGTGTTGACaccatcaaggttgatcgagctggtatcctcgtgaatgtaGTTCCCGCTGCGAAAGCTATCTTGGAGGAGGAGAAGGCTCTGACTGCGGAATCAGAGAAGGTGGAGCAGGAAGTTCAAAACTTGAGGAATAGGACGGAGAGATACCAAACTAGGTTGAatatgatgctttcaaggaactacaatctGCTGGATGGCCTCTTCTAAGCCACGCTTCCTtattgtcaatttttttttaacattcttgagaaatgaattgcacattcttgagaaatgaattgcATTGGTTTTTTGGTAGATGGATAAAGTTTTTCCATTAACGTTTCTGAATAAATTGATGATTcaaatatgcaatgaatgcctGTATTGTCATGTCATGGGACAGTAGCGGGACAATGATCAATCatggtatgccttgagccatttttcgTTAATGACTGCTTCTAACTTGCCTCCATCCACCTTAACGATTTTGTAGTAGCCGGTACTGTAAGCCTTGGTAATCATGTAGGGACCTTCCCACTTCGGAGAGAACTTTGGCGCATacatgtcttgctggatgtgtttggcCGTCTTCAAGGCTAAATCTCCTACTTTAAAAACTCGTGGCTTCACAGTCTTGTCATATGCCATGGAGATCCTATTTCTGTACACCTGAGTACGTTCCTCTTCCTTGCTTCTTATGGAATCCAGAGTGTCTAACTCAGCGATTCTGGAGTTAGATGCTTTAGCCTCGTTCCAGTGGACCCCACTTGCTGCTGCAATTCTGGCTGATGGGatcttgatttctgctgggaggATCGCATCCGCACTGTAAACAAGTGAATATGGAGAAACCCCGATGGAACTTCTAGGTGCCGTCCGACACGCCCATAGCGCCATCGGCAGTTGTTCGTGCCACTCTTTGGGATTGTCGTGTACTGTTCGGCTGAGAATCCGAAATAACGTTTTTTTGGTGCTCTCAGACTTCCCATTCCCTTGAGGATAGTAGATGGTGGAGAAGATctgtttaattccatattcttcaagcaaTTCTCGTTCCTGTTTGTTGGCAAAGGAGGTGTCGTTATCAGTGATAATATGCTTAGGCACGCCAAAACGATAGAtgatgtactccttaatgaaAGCTGCAATCGTTGCCCCCGTAGTCCCTCGTAGAGGAAtatcttcaacccatttg encodes:
- the LOC113350921 gene encoding uncharacterized protein LOC113350921, producing MGRAIKGQAVANLLELFLGEGTTALREDLPGEFPDISVVEEESWLLYFDGSATPRNNTGGAGIVLVSPTGEVFSHSFKLDFKCTNNSAEYEAFLIGLLLAKQARSTCQEIRGDSKLLVNQMNGVYTLKEERELLEEYGIKQIFSTIYYPQGNGKSESTKKTLFRILSRTVHDNPKEWHEQLPMALWACRTAPRSSIGVSPYSLVYSADAILPAEIKIPSARIAAASGVHWNEAKASNSRIAELDTLDSIRSKEEERTQVYRNRISMAYDKTVKPRVFKVGDLALKTAKHIQQDMYAPKFSPKWEGPYMITKAYSTGYYKIVKVDGGKLEAVINEKWLKAYHD